Proteins encoded by one window of Gemmatimonadota bacterium:
- a CDS encoding hydantoinase/oxoprolinase family protein, whose amino-acid sequence TLFIHGSTVVDNTLLERKGARTGLITTAGFEDTLLVTRGAYGRWSGLSEEGLKHPVATDRPTPLVPFGLIRGVTERVDYKGAVVRELDEDEVGQAVDYLLDERQVESIAVALLWSFANPVHEQRIRSIIKARDEAVHVSISSEIAPVPGEYERTSTTVINAYAGRVVNRDMRRTQQLRYISNLQQLLGQYNYRGPVLVMQGYGGLLPAEQAAGRAVNMVECGPVAGVIGSKFLGDGMGDENIIAADMGGTTFKVGVIQDGEIEYAREPLIDRFHYSVPKIDVASIGAGGGSLITLEQGTGAPLVGPRSAGADPGPICYGLGGTRPTLTDVLLLLGYIDPQHFLNGAMTLDPGNTVRLFREQIAEPLGLPVEEAAIGIFRVANAQVTDLIHKITVEQGLDPRDFVLHAFGGTCPILASAFARELSVQRVIVPYTASVNCAFGLASTDVMHDYSATLTKSAPCPAEEINAIYEPMLKEAAHMLDQEGFPPDKMSFRWSVGFRYAMQVHEIITPVRAATPLDEEGLEQLINDFETLYENRYGKGSAYRDAGIEMTQFRLSAAGRIDRPDVAAQAYAGSSPNAALTGRRRIFVNGYDSLTEADVIDFEKLQPGNIIAGPAVIHTPITTIVIQDGQQGQMDGYKNIIIDLR is encoded by the coding sequence GCCTACGGGCGCTGGTCCGGCCTGTCGGAAGAGGGCCTCAAACACCCGGTCGCCACGGACCGGCCGACCCCGCTGGTGCCGTTCGGGCTGATCCGCGGGGTGACGGAACGGGTGGATTACAAGGGCGCGGTTGTCCGCGAACTGGACGAGGACGAGGTCGGGCAGGCCGTCGACTACCTGCTCGATGAACGGCAGGTGGAGTCCATCGCGGTGGCGCTGTTATGGTCGTTCGCCAACCCGGTCCATGAACAGCGCATCCGCTCCATCATCAAGGCGCGGGATGAGGCCGTCCATGTCTCCATATCCAGCGAAATAGCGCCGGTGCCCGGCGAATACGAGCGCACTTCGACCACCGTGATCAACGCTTACGCCGGCCGGGTGGTCAACCGGGACATGAGGAGAACCCAGCAACTCCGTTACATCAGCAACCTGCAACAACTGCTGGGTCAATATAATTACCGGGGTCCGGTGCTGGTCATGCAGGGCTACGGCGGGCTGCTGCCGGCCGAACAGGCCGCGGGGCGGGCGGTGAACATGGTGGAATGCGGTCCCGTTGCCGGGGTCATCGGCAGCAAATTCCTCGGCGACGGCATGGGCGATGAGAACATCATCGCCGCGGACATGGGAGGCACCACGTTCAAGGTGGGCGTTATCCAGGACGGCGAAATCGAGTACGCCAGGGAACCCCTGATCGACAGGTTCCACTACTCGGTGCCGAAGATCGACGTGGCGTCCATCGGCGCCGGCGGCGGCAGCCTGATCACCCTGGAACAGGGTACGGGCGCGCCCCTGGTGGGACCCCGCAGCGCAGGGGCCGACCCGGGGCCGATCTGTTACGGTCTCGGCGGGACCCGGCCAACCCTCACCGACGTGCTGCTGCTGCTGGGCTATATCGACCCGCAACATTTCCTTAACGGCGCCATGACCCTGGATCCGGGAAACACGGTCCGATTGTTCCGGGAACAGATCGCGGAACCCCTGGGACTGCCCGTGGAAGAAGCGGCAATCGGCATCTTTCGCGTCGCCAACGCGCAGGTCACCGACCTGATTCACAAGATTACCGTGGAACAGGGCCTGGACCCGCGGGATTTCGTGCTGCACGCGTTCGGCGGCACCTGCCCAATACTGGCGAGTGCGTTCGCCCGGGAGCTGAGCGTGCAACGGGTTATCGTGCCGTATACCGCATCGGTGAACTGCGCCTTCGGACTCGCCAGTACCGACGTGATGCACGATTACAGCGCGACCCTGACCAAATCCGCGCCCTGTCCGGCGGAAGAAATCAACGCCATCTACGAACCCATGCTGAAGGAGGCCGCGCACATGCTGGATCAGGAGGGCTTCCCGCCGGACAAAATGAGCTTCAGGTGGTCCGTCGGGTTCCGCTATGCCATGCAGGTTCACGAGATTATCACGCCGGTGCGCGCCGCCACGCCACTGGACGAGGAAGGTCTGGAACAACTGATCAATGATTTTGAAACGCTGTATGAAAACCGCTACGGCAAAGGCTCCGCCTACCGTGACGCGGGGATAGAGATGACCCAGTTCCGGCTCAGCGCCGCCGGCAGAATAGACCGCCCCGACGTTGCCGCGCAGGCGTATGCAGGTTCATCTCCGAACGCGGCCCTTACAGGACGGCGCAGGATATTCGTCAACGGCTACGACAGTCTGACCGAAGCCGACGTTATTGATTTTGAAAAACTGCAGCCCGGTAATATCATTGCAGGTCCGGCCGTAATCCATACACCGATCACCACTATCGTGATCCAGGACGGCCAGCAGGGGCAGATGGACGGGTATAAAAATATCATCATCGACTTGAGGTAA